Below is a genomic region from Granulicella sp. L56.
CAAAGACCGCGACAAACCCCATGCCAGCCAGCAGCGAGGGCGGCAGCGGCAGCAGCCATGCCAGCGCATTGCCCAGCGTGGCCCCGATGTAGAACAGAGGTGTGACCTCGCCGCCCTTGAATCCAAAGCCTAACGTCACCGCCGTAAACAGAAACTTGGCGGCAAAATCATACGGCGGCAGATGAGTTGCGAACGCCGCGACAATCGTCGGTATCCCGAGGCCGATGTACTTCGTGGTGCCGATGGCGAAGACCGCCACCGCAACGATGACGCCGCCCGTAAATGGCCGCAACGGCGCCCACGCAATGTTCTTCTTGCCCCAGTGCGCGATGGCGTGCGTCGTTTTTGCAAAGGCCATCCCAACCAGGCCAAACGCTGCGCCCGCGACGATGGCGTAAAGAAACCCAGCGAAGGTGAGCTTCGGCACTGAAGTCACGCGATAGATCGTGTGGTGAATGCCCCAGGCACGCGTAATGAAATCGCCAACAAAGGCTCCCACAAAGCACGGAAAGATGCCGTCATAGCCGATACGGCCAATCGCCAGCACCTCCAGCCCAAAGATTGCGCCAGCCAGGGGAGTGCCAAACACCGAGCCGAAGCCGCCGCTGATACCTGCCATCAGCAGAATGCGTCTGTCCCTCGCATTCAGCCCGAGGGGACGCGTCAACTGATCGGCCAGCGAAGCTCCGGTTTGGATCGCGGTTCCCTCACGCCCAGCCGAGCCACCGAAGAGGTGCGTGATTGCAGTCCCCAGCAGGATCAGCGGGGTCATTCGCAGCGGCAACACTGCCTTGGGGTCATGGATCTCGTCGAGGATGAGGTTGTTGCCTGCCTCAACCGAAGTGCCAAGATATTTGTAGAGGCAGCCGACGAACAATCCGGCCAGCGGCAGTAGCGCAATGATCCACTTATGGCTCTCGCGCACCGCTGTCGCCCACTCCAGCGAAGCCAGCAGCAGCGCCGACGCCGATCCAGCCAGAACTCCGGCAACAGAAGCAATCGCCAGCCAGCGCAGCAGATCGACAAGGATGTGCGCCTGCTCGCTTCCAGACCACACTACGTTATTTTTCTGCAAAGGACCTCCTACGATGTCGTAGGAGTCATCAGCTTGCGCAGGCCGCGCAGGCGGTTAGGGCGAACTCCATCACCCATGGTTGTATCCGTAGATTATCAATCGTCCGATGAAGGGTCAATCGGCTTTTCTTATCGGTCGAGGCGAGAAAGCAGGGGGAACGCTCTCTCGATAGAATTTCGCTTGCCTGAGATTTTCCAACTAAGGAGTCGTGCAAGATGTTCGACAGAAACAAGCAACCGCTTCTATGGAATGGCTGGGAGGCCACTACCACATCATGCACTACGAAGGAGACCGTTCGGCTGATGTGAAATAAGTTGACATGCAGCGGCTGCGTCTATCAGCCGGTGTACTCTTCTTCTTGGTTGGCCGCGACGGCAAAGATCGCATTGCCGCGATGCGCGACCATATGACCCAATGCCACTGAACCGAGGCAAAGCAGAACTGACAATACAACGTTCGTCAGGGCACGGCTCCACTCCCCGGTCCTCAGCAGGTCGAAGGTCTCCAGGCTAAAGGAAGAGAAGGTTGTGAAGCCGCCGCACAACCCGACCATTACGAACAAGCGGATGTTCTCAGGAACTTCAAATCGGCTACCGGGAAAGGTAAACGTGCCGAAGAAGCCTATGACGAAGCAGCCGATCACATTGACGAGGACTGTTCCCCACGGAAAACTCGTACTGCTGTCGAGAGTTAGCCGCGTAAGCGCATAGCGCAGCACCCCACCCAGTGCACTGCCTAGTGTTATCCAGAGATAGGTTGACATCCTGCCCTCGTAGTATGCCCGGCTTTCGCAGAGCGTATTGAACTGGCAGGAGTCATCAGCCCTGTCGGGCGGTTTCGGGAGACTCCATTCCCCTCACCAAGATGTTATTCCCGCAAGATGCTCTTTCGCAAACCAATCGCGGAGGCCTACCCTCTGGCCGCCAGCAGCACCTTCAACTCCCGCACCTCCGTCGAGAGCGTTCGCACCAATGCCAGAACCTCCCTCCGCTCGGCATCATCGGAACTCGGGGTCTTCGCCTCCACATAGAACGTGCCGTTTGGCTCCAGCACGCATTTCTCCACCTCCGAGTAATCATTGAGCCCCTGTTTATGGATCACGGACTTCAACTCCAGATCGGTCAGGGCCTCTTTCTTCATTGCCGCCTCATCCACCACGCCATGCCGTATCAGCACGGTCTCAGTGCCCTCGACGACCTTGTCCAGCTTTGGACTCTTGAACAGCACCAGCGTCAGCAACCAGTTAATCGCCAGCAGGGCAAACGCTCCAATAATGCCACCGGTCACCGAATTGTCGTCGCCGATCATCGCGTTCTGTACCGTATTCGACAGACTCAGCAGAACCACCAGGTCGAACGGATTCAACTGCGCAAGCTCCCTCTTCCCGAACAGGCGAAGGAACCCGATCAGGAAGAGGTAGACGATCATGGGCCGCAGCAACTTCTCCAGAATCGGCAGATGGAGGACAAACATACTCTGGATCACAGAAAAACTCCTTTTACGGTTGTTCCGTTACTGCGACTACAAATCAGGCATATCGCTTCTGGTGCCACTCCCACGCGCTGGCAATAATCTTGTCCAGCTCAGCGAACTGCGGCTTCCAACCCAACTCCGCCTTGATCTTCTCGGAACTGGCCACCAGCACCGCCGGATCGCCCGCACGGCGCTCGTGCTCCTCAACCGGAATCGCCTTTCCTGTAACCCGCCGTACCGATTCGATCACCTCCAGCACCGTAAAACCCTGCCCGTTGCCAATGTTGTAGATCAACCGGCTCTTGTGCTTAAGTGCTTCCAGGGCAAGCAGATGCGCCTCAGCCAAGTCCCGGACATGAATATAATCCCGGATGCAGGTGCCATCCTTGGTCGGATAGTCCCGCCCGAAGATTTTGATGTTCTCCCGCCGTCCCAAGGCTACATCCAGAATCAGAGGGATCAGGTGCGACTCCGGCTCATGCGCCTCTCCATAGCCCTCGATTGCTCCTGCAACATTGAAGTAGCGCAGGCTGGCATACCTAAACCCATGGATGAGGTTCATCCATCGAAGCATATGCTCCACAAGGAGTTTACTCTCCCCATATGCGTTGGTTGGCTGTAGCTTGGCGTCTTCGAGAATCGGCGTCGACTCAGGCTCTCCATAGCAGGCGGCCGTGGAGCTGAAGACCAGCTTGTCATGACCGGTTGCCAGCATCGACTCCAGCAGGGTCAATGTCGAGGCGGTATTGTTGCGGAAATAGATCTCCGGCTTCTTCATGCTCTCGCCTGCCTCAATCAAAGCTGCGAAGTGCATGACACCGTCAAAATGGCCGGCGCCCAGCGTTTTTTCCACCAGCGCCCGGTCCGCCAGATCGCCAAGAATAAACTCAGCCCCCTCCGCCACTGCCGATCTCTTGCTGTGGCACAAGTTATCGAAAATGGTCACGGAATGGCCTTTTGCCAGCAACAGCCGTGTTACCGTTCCACCGATATATCCCGCTCCGCCTGTTACCAGAATCTTCATGAAAAATCTCCCATTACCGCCCAATTTGTTCTCTATCTGGATACCACAAAAGTGCCAGTGTCAATCACATAGCGTTCCGGCACTATACTTGCAGTAGGCAACACGCAGAGTGCCGGCACACGAAACTGAAGTTACTCCCCAAAGTACGACACCTGCTACAACCTTTTCTCCTTCTTTTCTCGTCTGTCTACATAAGAAAGTATTACGACTGCAAGGATTTATTTCCGTCTAAGCAAAAGTGTTGTCGAGTAGATCGGCGAAGCCCGATCGCTCGAAGTTTCTCCGCCAGCAATCAACCATGGCGGAGCTTTTTCCTCCCGTTTCCCCCGGTTCTGGTTGTGTCGCCGGGATCGGCCTCATCCTCCGCCTCGGTTATGGGGCCTTTCGAAGGATTTTTATGGTAAAGCCGCTTCGCAGCGACAACCCAGCACCGCAGAATATTCAGTTCAAGCATTTTGGCATTTTGAATGACGGCAGCCAGAGCAGATCCTCGCTCTTCAGCTCCGTCGTGATCAACGTCGTCATTGCGATCGTTATCATTATTATCGGGGCCGCAGTTAAAAACACCATTGCGCCACCCGAGAAACCAGTAATTACGCTGGTCGAGCCGTTGCCGATCAAGCCGCCTCCTCCTCCCCCAGTGATCCACACACCGCCAGTGCCGAAGCAGCCAGTGGTCAAGGTTCAGCCGCCAAAGATCAAGGTGCCCGAGGTCAAGGAGCCTGAACCCAAGATCCCCGTGGTTCGGATGACGCATCCTGCCCCGGTCGTGGTTCCTGCGCCGCCCAAGCGGATTCAGCCGCCACCCGCACCCAAGGTCGTCAATCTGGGACGCGCGCGGCCCGCCGCGGTCATCAACGATTCGCCCCATCCTGCCGCTGTGGCGCTCGGTCGTCCTGACAATCCCATCGCGCCTTCCAACCGGCCTGCCATCAGCGCCATCAATCTCGGACAGAGAGGCATGGCCGGTATGCCTGCCTCCAACTCGGGAGCAGGCCCAGCCGCTAAAGCCGTCACGCTCGGCTCCGGCTCCCCGGGCAGCCAGGACATGAATGGCCGCGACAATGCATCACGCGCCGTTCGCGGCGTCCGGCTGGGAGTCGCCGGAAGCAACGGTCCGATGAACTCGCACAGCCACGAAGCAGGTACCCCGGTCAATCTTGGCCGAGTCGCTCAGCCTCCAGCCGGACCGTCCTCTGCCCCCACCTATGCCCGTTCAGGCTCGGCACCGAAGGTCTTGTACAAACCACGTCCGCAGTACACCGCTGAGGCAATCAAGGAGCACATTGAGGGCACGGTCTCGGTCCGCCTTCGCGTCTCGGCCGCGGGATCTGTTCAGGTACTGGGAGTTACCCGCGACCTCGGGTATGGTCTCGGCGAAGCGGCTGTCCACGCCGTAGAAGGTACCCGCTTTTCTCCAGCTACCGATGCATCCGGCCGACCAGTCGATTGGGAGGGCGTCGTCAACGTTGCCTTCCAGCTTGCCGGATAAACCTATTTGTTTGAGTGTAGTCTGACTAGCTAGCATCATGAAGACCAAATTAAGAAGGCTGACCGCAAGGTCGCCGCAGGAGCCGCAAACAATGATTTACGGGAAACATTCAACCGCCGGTGTGCTGCTGGCATTCTTAGTCGCAATCACCCTGCCTGCCGGTGCAGCAGGCTTCCCGCACCGTGGAAAAAACAAGCAGGACACCAGTGTCGTGTCTTCCCGCAAGCTTACTCAAGCGGAAAATGCGCTGATCGACAAAGCAATCACCCGTGAAAAGGTGGTCGTTGCGACCCTCAAGCAGCGAGCTCCCCTCGTCGAGACCTATCTTCAGAACATGAAGCCGGATCCGGTCGTGGGCCAGGCGCCAGAGTCGGACCAGCATTTTCTGGGTCGCGTCGACTTCAACAATGTCATCGGCGACAACACTTATCAGAACAGGTCCACGTCTAGCGGGCCGCTTGGCTTCTTCAAGCACTCCGGCTCCTACGTCACTGGCCTCGGCAACAGCCTGCACCTGAACTTCAACCAGACTGGTTTTGTTCAGATGCTGCTGATCGACTCGAACAGCTTTGACCGGCAGCACTACGTCTTCGGCTTTGTCCGCAACGAGTTCCTCGGCAACATCCCAACTGCCGTCTTCGACGTCGCCCCGGCACCAGGAACCAAGTCCGTGGGCCGCTTCTTCGGCCGCATCTGGATCGAGACCGGCGGTGGCAACGTCGTGCGATTCAACGGCGACTTCGCCGGCAGCGAGAAGGGCTACCGCGAGTTCTATCACTTCGACAGTTGGCGTACGAACGTACAGCCTGACCTCTGGCTGCCGACCTCCGCCTATGTGGAAGAGAGTGATTCGAACAGCCCCTCGCACACCCTGAAGTTCAAGGCAATCAACCACATCTGGGGCTACTCCCTGAAGGTCCCCACCAACGAGTCTTCGAACACGTCGCTCGATGTCGTCGGCGCAACGGACGTCAGCAACGACGCCCAGGATATAAGCCCGCTGGGCGCTCAGCGCGCATGGGTCCAGCAGGCAGAGGACAACGTCGTCGATCGTCTCTATCAGGCCGGCCTACTCGATGCTCCCAGCGACTTCGACAAGACGCTCGCGGATCTGGCCAACAATATCCTGGCCTATAACAACATCACCTTGTCGCGGCCCATCCGCGTTCGCACCCTGCTCACCCAGCCGCTGGAGTCGTTGTCCATCGGCAACACCATCATTCTCTCCAAGGGCTTGATCGACACCACCGGCATCATCACCCAGGACGGCGCGCAGCAGATGGGCAATCTCAATGCCCTGCTGGCCTTCCAGGTCGCTCATATCATCCTTGGCCACCGCCTCGATACCAAGTACGCCTTCAACGACCAGTTGCTCTTCCCCTCGACCTCGGTGTTCAAGCGCATCCCTATGCACCACACCGATGCCGACAACGAGGCAGCCGCGAAAAAGGCTATCGAACTGTTGAATGCCAAGGAGCTGGTTGACGGCGAACAGTACTTCGGCCTCTACCTCCAGCAGCTTCAGGCACGCATCAAGGCTTTGCAGGGACTCAATCAGCCCCAGATCGGAGATGGCCTGGTCAGAAACGACAAGGACTCTACCTTCTGGATGCAGGCGTTGATGAGCAAGAGTCCCAAACTCAACGTGAACGATCTCAAGCAGCAGGCAGCCATGCCGTTGTCCGCGTTCCTTCGCTTCAATCCCTGGACTGATCAGGTGACGGTGATGCATACCGCCTATGAGCCTCTCCTAAGCCCGGCTGACAAGATGCCCTTCGAGGTCGAGCCGGTCTATCTGAAACTGACTACCTATCAGGAACCGTCCGAGGCAGCCCCGGCAGCAGCAGCACCGGCCGGAGCACCCGCGGCAGCTCCGGCAAACGCAACGCCTCCGGCTGCAGAGCCGCAGGCCACCGTTCCACAGCAGTAATTTATCGAAGAGGGCGTGGGTACAGGGCGTTTTTTGGCTCTCCCACGCCTTCCTGGTTAAGCAACTGATTGGTTCAAATTTTCTTCTGAATTGGCTTTCCCCAACCAATATCCCCTCAGGAGGGTATCTCTTTGAAACTGCACACTCTTATTGGCTGTTTCGCCTGCGTGCTTGGCCTCACGACATGGTCGCACGCACAAGCTTCTCCTACCGCAGCCCGCTCCGGCAGCCTGCAAATCGGCGGCGGCGTAACCTACGCTCGTCCGGACTATGCCCAGAAAGGGATTGGGGGGCTATCGATCTATGGAGACTACGATTTTACCCGCCACCTCGGCGTAGAAGGCGATATGCACTTCGTCAACATCATGACACCGACCGATATCTCTGAGGATACCTACCTCCTCGGCCCACGATACCGCTTTCATTATCATCGCTTTACCCCCTACGCCAAGGCGCTCTTTGGGCTTGGTCGTTTCGGGTTCCAGGCTCCGAATGCATATGCGAGGCCCGCGTCAACCTATACCTATGGAGTTCTATCCTTTGGCGGAGGAGTCGACCTGCGGGCTACAAAGCACCTGAACGTTCGCGCCTTCGATTTCGAGTACCAGGACTGGCCTGGATTTAAAAACAATGGCCTTTCCCCCATCGTCATGACCGCCGGCATCGCGTATTCTTTTCGTTAGACCTCTGTTTATCTGATTGGGGCGCAAGCCGACAGTCTCAGGAGATGTGATTGCTTATCAAACTTCTCGTCTTCATCAGCCTCGCTGGTGCAGCCACCACGGTACTGGCCCAAGCCAGGCCAACCGCTTCCCGTGCTGCCGATCTTCAAATCGGTGGCGGCTTCACCACGGCCAACTCCGATTACCTTCCTAATCGCATCAATGGCGGTGCAGCCTATTTCGATTACGACTTCATCCACCACCTTGGCATTGAAGGCGAGTTCCATTTCGTCAAGGATGGAAACGGTTCGGAAGTCTATGAGAAGACCTATGAGATCGGTGGCCGCTACCACCGCACTTACGGCCGGTTCTCTCCCTATGCCAAGGGCATGTATGGCCGCGGCGTCTTCAACTTCCCGGCGTTTCCTGGCTTTCGACATGCCAATCTGGCCTACAACCTTTTTGCCGTCGGCGGGGGTGTCGATTATCGAGTCTTGAAGCACCTCAATGCGCGAGCCGACTTTGAGTATCAGAGGTGGCTGGGTTTCCCACAAAGCGGCCTGACACCAACGCTGTTTACCTTTGGCGCGGCTTATCACTTCTAATCCGCGTTCTTCAAGCAAAATGCCCCGGCGTAAGCTGGGGCATTTTGTTTGCTTCCGCGCGGAAGATTTCAAGCTCCGGCAGCTCGTTTCATCTGGGCTACAACATCGGCAGGCTTCCACTCATTATTCGGATACCACGCGACAACCTTACCGTCTTTGCCGATGAGAACGGTTGAGAGAGAGTGAGAGAGGGACTTGCCGCTTCCAGTAATACCTACATCGAAATACTGGGTAAGCGCAGGCAGTTCTTTTTCGGTGGGCGCCGCAAAGTCCCAGTGCAGAAATTTCTCCTTGGTATAGAGACCTGTGTAAGCGCCACCATAGCTGCGAAGCACCTTCGGCGTATCGTAGGCAGGATCGAAACTGATGCTGAGCAGATGGGTCTGTTGATACAGAGCCGGATCAGCAGCCAGCGCTCTATCGACTTCGGCAAAGTTGCGGCTCATACGCACGCAGAAATCGGCAAGCGGGCAACGAGTATAGATGAAGGTGAGCAACAGCACCTTGCCCTTGAACTGCGCCAGATGAATCGTCTGGTCGCTCTGGTTGAGCAGCCTGAAGTCGGGTATGACGTCACCAGGCTTGGGAACGTGATACTGAACGGCGGGTTTGTAGTCGGGGCGCGCCTGCGAGATGATGACGACGTTATCCAGACGGACATTGGCGAAGTCGCTGCCATCTTTGTCGGCAAGGATGGTCGCCGTGATGCGGTCGCCGGGGTGAAGCTCCGTGGCGACCATCGGATCTTTGAGCTTATAGGGCATCGTCATCGCGTCCATGAAGCCGGGGACCGCCTCGCCGTCGAGAGTGACGTGCGCCGCATCGGTGCTGACGACCTTGCCTCGTATTTGAAAGGTCGCCTGTGCGGCAGAGGAACTGACGGGGGGAGCGGAGGACTTGTGGCAGCCCGAGAGGAGCGCAACGAAGAGGAGTGCAAATAAGGCTTTTCTGGGCAAGGCAGGAACTCCTTGATTGATGATAATGGAAAGAACTTGGTGGGGGTCGAATGGCTGAACGAATCAAAGTCTCTCCATCCGCCGGATTGATGCACTTTGGATTTGTGCTGACCGGGTTGGGCACTGCCCTGCTTGGGCCGATCCTGCCGTTGCTGACCCGGCAGTGGCACTTGCTGGACGCACAGAGCGGATTGCTGCTGCTGGCGCAGTTCTGCGGCTCGTTTACCGGAGGAGTCAGCGTCTCACGGCATTTGCGGCAAAGCCTGCTGACAGGACTGTCTGCCGCGGCGGTGGGCTTCGGCATATTTGCAGTGGCACCGGGTCTCGCCATGGCATGTGTTGGGCTTTTTCTCGGCGGCTTCGGCTTGGGCCAGATCATCGCCTCTACCAACATTCTTGCCGGGCGCCGCTATACCGAGCATCGAGGATCGGCACTGGCGCTGCTGAACTTCTCGTGGAGCTTCGGCGCGATGCTCTCTCCCCTGCTGGCCGCATGGCTGCTGCCGCGGTTTGCCTTGCGCGGAATGCTGGAGTGTTTCGCCGTGCTGTTTATGGTCGCGGCCCTGGCAATGACAACAGAGATACTGGGCGCGCCGGAAGAGATCGGAGCAGCGGATACTCCCTCGAACAGCAAGGGCCTCGGCTGGGGAGTATTACTCTATTTCGCCGGGCTGCTGTTTCTCTATGGTGGACTGGAGACCTGCCTGAGCGGGTGGCTCACAACGTACGCCTTGCGATATGGCGACAAAACCCTGGCCGTCAGCGAGTACACCACCTTACTGCTCTGGATGGCGCTGACCGCAGGCCGCGCCGGATCTTCGGTTGTCATGTTGAAGATTGGGGAGAAGACGGTGCAACGCTGGGGATTGGTGCTTGCCGTAATCTTTACCGCCGGGCTGGCGACAGCACATTCGGCTATGGGGATTGCGGCGTTTGCGGTGCTGCTGGGCTTCAGCCTGGCTCCCTTCTTTCCGTCCACGTTTGCTCTACTGATGGCCGAAAAACCCGCAGCACGACAGGCAGGCATCGTGCTCGCCGTGTCGGGATTGGGCGCGGCAGGATTGCCCTGGTTGATGGGAGTGGTCTCAACGCGGACAGGGTCGTTACAGGTAGCACTCGCACTGCCACTGGCAGCCGCAATCCTGTTGCTCGCGATGAGTCTGTGGAGAAACTCCAATCAGGCTTTGACAAGCTGATTTCCAACGCCAGCGGGCGTATAACCGAGAGATGGATGGTGAAGATTTGCTGCCAGTAGAAATTGCACAGGCGCTGGAGCGCGGCGCAGCCATCGTGACGGGAAATCAGCGCGCGGCGCGAACGTTGCGGGTTGCCTTTGATCGCCGGCAGCGCTCACTGGGGCGGGATAGCTGGCAGCCTCCTGTGATCATGGCATGGGACGCCTGGACAGCGGACCTCTGGCATGTGCTGCTCATCGGTGGTCACACGTCAAAGCTGCTGCTGAACCGAGCACAGGAACATGCAGTATGGCAAAACATTCTGGAAGCAGATGCAGAGTTGCGCAGCCTCCGGGCCATTGACTCCCTCGCAGACATGGCGGCACAGGCATGGAGTCTGCTGTGCAGCTATAACGGCCACGCACGATTGCGCGGAGCCGCTGTGAGTTCCGATACGCGCGCCTTTCACCGGTGGGCATTGAAGTTCGAGCAGCAATGCAGAGCGGATGGATTACTGGCGCGCGCGCAACTGGAGTCTGCACTGCAAGCCGCAGCCTCTGCTGGCCAACTGGAAGTTAAGACGACATCAGAAATCGTGCTCGTTGGATTTGACTCGATGACTCCGGCCCAATTGAGACTCGCGGATGCATTGCGCGGCGCTGGAGTAAATATTGAAGAGTTGCCAATCACCATCGTGCCAGAACAGCAGTTGATCGTCACGACGGCAGATGAGCGTAAGGAGCTTCGGATTGTGGCTCTCGGAGTGCGAAAGATGCTTGAGCAACATCCGCACTCTCGCGTTGCGGTGATCGTGCCCGATCTGGAAAAACAGCGCGCCGAGATCGATCGAGTCTTCAGAGAGATCCTGGCCCCGGAGCTTGAGGATATTACAGCCAATGCAAATTCAGGCCCCTTCGAGTTCTCCGTTGGCGTAATGCTCGCGGATACTCCGATGGCTGCGACTGCTTTGGATTTGCTGCGATGGTGCACAGGAGCGCTTCCGCTGGAGCGCGTAAGCAGGCTACTGCTCT
It encodes:
- a CDS encoding SCO family protein, whose product is MPRKALFALLFVALLSGCHKSSAPPVSSSAAQATFQIRGKVVSTDAAHVTLDGEAVPGFMDAMTMPYKLKDPMVATELHPGDRITATILADKDGSDFANVRLDNVVIISQARPDYKPAVQYHVPKPGDVIPDFRLLNQSDQTIHLAQFKGKVLLLTFIYTRCPLADFCVRMSRNFAEVDRALAADPALYQQTHLLSISFDPAYDTPKVLRSYGGAYTGLYTKEKFLHWDFAAPTEKELPALTQYFDVGITGSGKSLSHSLSTVLIGKDGKVVAWYPNNEWKPADVVAQMKRAAGA
- the galE gene encoding UDP-glucose 4-epimerase GalE, which translates into the protein MKILVTGGAGYIGGTVTRLLLAKGHSVTIFDNLCHSKRSAVAEGAEFILGDLADRALVEKTLGAGHFDGVMHFAALIEAGESMKKPEIYFRNNTASTLTLLESMLATGHDKLVFSSTAACYGEPESTPILEDAKLQPTNAYGESKLLVEHMLRWMNLIHGFRYASLRYFNVAGAIEGYGEAHEPESHLIPLILDVALGRRENIKIFGRDYPTKDGTCIRDYIHVRDLAEAHLLALEALKHKSRLIYNIGNGQGFTVLEVIESVRRVTGKAIPVEEHERRAGDPAVLVASSEKIKAELGWKPQFAELDKIIASAWEWHQKRYA
- a CDS encoding outer membrane beta-barrel protein, which encodes MKLHTLIGCFACVLGLTTWSHAQASPTAARSGSLQIGGGVTYARPDYAQKGIGGLSIYGDYDFTRHLGVEGDMHFVNIMTPTDISEDTYLLGPRYRFHYHRFTPYAKALFGLGRFGFQAPNAYARPASTYTYGVLSFGGGVDLRATKHLNVRAFDFEYQDWPGFKNNGLSPIVMTAGIAYSFR
- a CDS encoding chloride channel protein, with translation MQKNNVVWSGSEQAHILVDLLRWLAIASVAGVLAGSASALLLASLEWATAVRESHKWIIALLPLAGLFVGCLYKYLGTSVEAGNNLILDEIHDPKAVLPLRMTPLILLGTAITHLFGGSAGREGTAIQTGASLADQLTRPLGLNARDRRILLMAGISGGFGSVFGTPLAGAIFGLEVLAIGRIGYDGIFPCFVGAFVGDFITRAWGIHHTIYRVTSVPKLTFAGFLYAIVAGAAFGLVGMAFAKTTHAIAHWGKKNIAWAPLRPFTGGVIVAVAVFAIGTTKYIGLGIPTIVAAFATHLPPYDFAAKFLFTAVTLGFGFKGGEVTPLFYIGATLGNALAWLLPLPPSLLAGMGFVAVFAGAANTPIASSLMAVELFGAEAGAYAAIACVVSYLFSGHAGIYHSQRVGHSKHARTKGEEGLSLAVVAKGRVRRVINPSAENDLEGQNEPRQK
- a CDS encoding outer membrane beta-barrel protein, with translation MLIKLLVFISLAGAATTVLAQARPTASRAADLQIGGGFTTANSDYLPNRINGGAAYFDYDFIHHLGIEGEFHFVKDGNGSEVYEKTYEIGGRYHRTYGRFSPYAKGMYGRGVFNFPAFPGFRHANLAYNLFAVGGGVDYRVLKHLNARADFEYQRWLGFPQSGLTPTLFTFGAAYHF
- the crcB gene encoding fluoride efflux transporter CrcB; protein product: MSTYLWITLGSALGGVLRYALTRLTLDSSTSFPWGTVLVNVIGCFVIGFFGTFTFPGSRFEVPENIRLFVMVGLCGGFTTFSSFSLETFDLLRTGEWSRALTNVVLSVLLCLGSVALGHMVAHRGNAIFAVAANQEEEYTG
- a CDS encoding energy transducer TonB: MSSRSAKPDRSKFLRQQSTMAELFPPVSPGSGCVAGIGLILRLGYGAFRRIFMVKPLRSDNPAPQNIQFKHFGILNDGSQSRSSLFSSVVINVVIAIVIIIIGAAVKNTIAPPEKPVITLVEPLPIKPPPPPPVIHTPPVPKQPVVKVQPPKIKVPEVKEPEPKIPVVRMTHPAPVVVPAPPKRIQPPPAPKVVNLGRARPAAVINDSPHPAAVALGRPDNPIAPSNRPAISAINLGQRGMAGMPASNSGAGPAAKAVTLGSGSPGSQDMNGRDNASRAVRGVRLGVAGSNGPMNSHSHEAGTPVNLGRVAQPPAGPSSAPTYARSGSAPKVLYKPRPQYTAEAIKEHIEGTVSVRLRVSAAGSVQVLGVTRDLGYGLGEAAVHAVEGTRFSPATDASGRPVDWEGVVNVAFQLAG
- a CDS encoding DUF421 domain-containing protein, giving the protein MIQSMFVLHLPILEKLLRPMIVYLFLIGFLRLFGKRELAQLNPFDLVVLLSLSNTVQNAMIGDDNSVTGGIIGAFALLAINWLLTLVLFKSPKLDKVVEGTETVLIRHGVVDEAAMKKEALTDLELKSVIHKQGLNDYSEVEKCVLEPNGTFYVEAKTPSSDDAERREVLALVRTLSTEVRELKVLLAARG
- a CDS encoding sugar MFS transporter, with the protein product MAERIKVSPSAGLMHFGFVLTGLGTALLGPILPLLTRQWHLLDAQSGLLLLAQFCGSFTGGVSVSRHLRQSLLTGLSAAAVGFGIFAVAPGLAMACVGLFLGGFGLGQIIASTNILAGRRYTEHRGSALALLNFSWSFGAMLSPLLAAWLLPRFALRGMLECFAVLFMVAALAMTTEILGAPEEIGAADTPSNSKGLGWGVLLYFAGLLFLYGGLETCLSGWLTTYALRYGDKTLAVSEYTTLLLWMALTAGRAGSSVVMLKIGEKTVQRWGLVLAVIFTAGLATAHSAMGIAAFAVLLGFSLAPFFPSTFALLMAEKPAARQAGIVLAVSGLGAAGLPWLMGVVSTRTGSLQVALALPLAAAILLLAMSLWRNSNQALTS